The Mucilaginibacter sp. PAMB04168 genome contains the following window.
CAATGGTAAACTCATTCATAGCTTAAAAATTTAGTGGTCCTAATATGGGTTGTATATGCTTTATTCTCTGAGGCCAATCACTTTGCCAAGGGTAAATGCCCTTTACTGTTGGATAAATACACTGTAACACCGGAAACTCATCGTTTTTATAAAACCAGTGTGCATAACCTAAATAGTCTCGGTAATTACATTGATCAATAGGGATAAAATAGCACTCAAAGCCTTCCAGTATATCCGGCGAATAGGAGTACGCATCAAAAACTTTTCCACTTTTAATGGCTTCTCCCATATCGTTAATGAGCGAATGAATTAATTCTTGCTGCAGGCCTATAATGATGATCTCCGGGTGTTTAAAGTTGTGAAACAAACCGACAGAAAAGCCAAAGCCAGGCAGGCCGTTATCAGCAAGGACGTGAACAATATGGAACCCATATTGCTCTACGTCACTTATTAACTTTTTATCACCGTCGGTTAATGCAGTATCCATTTAATCTTTTTTCTTGGCCTTTTTGCCCTTTTCCTTTACAGGCTCTGCCTTTGTAACCGGTTCCTTAATTGCTTTTACCTTAGTTGCTGCTTCCTTGGCAGGTGCAGCCGGCTTTGCAGTTTGTACAGCTGCTTTAGGCGCGGCAGCAGCTTTGGCTTTTTTAGGTTTAGCCGCTTCGGTTATTGCGCCTTCATCAGTTATAGCATGGTCAATAGTGCCTAAACTTGGCGCTGCCGGGGCTGCGGCTGCCGCTTTTGCTGTTTTAGTTTTTGTTGCTGAAGCCGCTACTAAAGGTGTTTGGTTCACGGCTCCTTTTAAATATTGGCCCCAAGTTAAATTGTCTACACCGTTTTTCTGTTGTTGTGCACGCTCAATAGCATAAGTGGCAGCCGTTTCAACCACCCAGTCAAAGTTTTCCTGGCCTACACTGTTCACGTCGGCATCTGGCGCCGGGTTGCAAAAATCAATAGCGTAGGGGATGCCATCGCGTACGGCAAACTCCACGGTATTAAAATCGTAGCCTAAATATTGATTTAGTTTTAGCACGTACTCTTCAATAGTGGCCAGCAGTTTTTTATCAGCCGGGGCTTTGCCATGCTCATAACGCAGGTGATGCGGGTTGCGTGGCTCATATTGCATAATACGTACGTGCTTACCGCCAATGCAGTAGCAACGGAAATAATCATCAAAAATAATCTCTTCCTGTAACAGCATCACCAGTTCGCCGGTACCTTCAAACTTAGTCCATAGGTCTTCTTTGTCACTAATCTTGTAAACATCGCGCCAGCCGCCACCGTCAAACGGTTTCATGTATGCCGGGAAGCCTACATAGTTAAATATGGCATCCCAGTCTAACGGGTAGGCCAGGTTACGGAAGGATTGATCATTAGTTCCTTTAGGATGATCGCGCGAAGGGAGTAATACGGTTTTAGGAACAGGAATGCCCAGCTTTACCGCCAGTGCATTATTAAAAAACTTTTCATCAGCGCTCCACCAGAACGGGTTATTGATAACGGCAGTGCCTGATATAGCCGCATTTTTAAGCGCCGCCCGGTAAAACGGCACATCTTGCGATATGCGGTCAATTATTACCGCATAATCAAGCGGCTCGCCTTGCATTACCTTATCAATGCGCACAAACTCGGCGCTGATATCTTTTATGCCTTTTTCATTTATGCGATCTACAAAAGCCTGTGGAAAGGTGTTCTCCTGTCCAAATAAAATGCCTATTTTTTTCATAAGTGTAGGTTGTGTTTAGTTGTTGTTAATATTTAGTTGTAGGTTTTATGCTGTAAGCTTTCTGTTTTTTAAACCTGTTTTAAATCTTGACGCTGGCTCTTATTCTAGTATCGCTATTAACTTATGGTTGATAAATAATGCGGAAACATTTCTTTCCAGATGGGCCAGTCGTGCTCGGCAAATGGTCTTACATCCAGCCAGTGATTAATGTGTTTTTGATTTAGAATATTTGAAAGCTGGTAGTTATACTCTTTGCAGATATCACGGTCTGACGTACCCAGAATAATGTTCATACGCCATAGGTCTTGATGGTTACTGCCTGGCAGGTAATCTACCGGATTATTGTAAAAGATGTTATCGTCATAATACCCATCGGTAAACATCCTGATGTCGAAAGCACCACCCATGCTAAACATGTGGTCAACTCGTTCAGGGTGTTTAAAGGCATAATTGGCTGCGTGGTAGCCACCAAAGCTGCAACCCGCTACGCACACCTTGCCTATACCGGTTTCGTGCATAGCCCAGGGCACTACTTCGTTGTGTAACATCTGGTCGTACCGGGCATGGTTGCGGGCGCGGTCGGCCGGATGAATGCCCTTATTGTACCAGCTTTGCAGGTCTATAGCGTCGGGGCAGTAAATTTTCACCAGGCCATTGTCTATAAACCAGCGTGCGCTGTCAATCAGGCCATAATCTTTGTTCTGATAATAGCGGCCCATTGAGGTTGGAAACAGGATAACCGGATAGCCACGGGTGCCAAACACCAGCATTTCCATGTCCTGATTAAGGGTTTGTGAGTACCAGCGGTGATATTGTTCAGTCAATTTTAGTTAAGCTATAATTATTTAAGTTGTAAGATAGGCCGATTGTTTGATTTGGGCAACAATAAGCGTAATAATTGTGTATAAGTGTTAAAAGCACGTACTTTTGTAACCCCATTAATTAATTGAATATGTATACTGCCTGGCCCGAAACCATGACCGTTACCGAAACCAGCCTCCATATAGCCTCGGCTTTGCTTAACCGCGAAGTGAAATGCACCCTTTACTCAACTGATGATATTGCGCCGCAAAGCCTGCTCTTGTTGAATGACGGACAGGATGCTGGGAATTTAAAGCTGAAAGAAATCCTTGAATTTCAATACGAACGCAGTGGCATTGATCCCTTACTGGTAGTAGCCATACATGCCGGCGAAGAGCGCATTCAAGAATATGGTGTGGCAGACCAGCCTGATTTTAAAATGCGAGGCTCAAAAGCGGGTTTATATGCCCGGTTTATTGTGGAAGAGCTTTTGCCGGCTATTTACCTGGAAACTGGCCTGCAGGCGTTTAAAACAACGGCTTATGCGGGTTTTTCGCTTGGCGGGTTATCTGCATTTGATATTGCCTGGAACCGTGCAGATGTTTTTAATAAAGTGGGCGTATTCTCCGGCTCGTTCTGGTGGCGCAGTAAGGATCTGGCTGACGGTTATACCGATATGGACCGCATAGCGCATCAAATGGTCCGCGAATCAGCAAATAAGCCTGAGCTTAAATTTTGGTTACAGACCGGTACGCTTGATGAAACAGCCGACCGCAACAAAAACGGCATTATTGACTCGATTGACGATACTATAGATTTCGTAAAAGAATTGGAGGCTAAGGGGTACATGCGCCCCAGCGATATTCAATACCTCGAAATGGTGGGCGGCGAACACAATGCAGCTACCTGGGCTAAGGCAATGCCTAAGTTTTTGTGCTGGGCATTTAGCGGGTAAGTTTACAACTGTTTATTATATGATAATGATACTTTAACATGCTCATTTATAGCTAATATTCAAAGTATTGTAAAAAGCTGAGAATGCTTTTAATTGCCATAAATTAAACGTATCTTTGCGCAAAATTCAAGAGGCATATTTCATGCAAAATCAAATTCGTAATATTGCTATTATAGCACACGTTGACCACGGTAAAACTACTTTGGTTGATAAAATCCTTCATAGCTGCGCCATCTTCCGTGATAACCAGGAGACCGGCGAGCTGATTCTGGACAATAACGATCTGGAACGCGAGCGGGGCATTACCATCGTTTCTAAAAACGTATCGGTACGGTATAAAGACGTAAAGATCAACATTATTGATACTCCTGGTCACGCCGACTTTGGCGGTGAGGTTGAGCGTGTGTTAAAAATGGCCGATGGCGTTTTATTGTTGTGTGATGCTTTTGAAGGCGCCATGCCACAAACTCGTTTCGTAACCCAAAAGGCTTTGGCTTTAGGCTTAAAACCAATTGTGGTTGTAAACAAAGTAGATAAAGAAAACTGCCGTCCGGAAGAGGTTTATGAACAAATTTTTGAGTTGTTCTTTAACTTGGATGCTACCGAAGAGCAACTGGATTTTCCGGTTATCTACGGTTCATCAAAACAAGGTTGGATGAGCACCGACTATAAAGTTAAAACCGATGATATCTTCCCTTTAATGGATGCTATCCTGGCTAACATTCCACCGGCCCCTATCAGCGAGGGTACTTTACAAATGCAAATCACTTCGTTAGATTATTCATCTTTCGTGGGCCGTATTGCTGTTGGTCGTGTGGCTCGTGGCGTAATTAAAGAAAACCAGCCGGTATCTTTGGTGAAACGCGATGGCACTATTCAAAAATCAAGAATTAAGGAGCTTTACACTTTTGAAGGTCTAGGTAAAGTTAAAGTAACCGAAGTAAAGTCGGGCGATATATGTGCGGTTGTTGGTATTGAAGGTTTCGACATTGGCGATACCATTGCCGATTTTGAGAAACCAGAACAACTGGAAGTTATCCATATCGATGAGCCTACCATGAACATGCTCTTCACCATTAATACTTCACCGTTTTTTGGTAAAGAAGGCAAGTTTGTAACCTCACGTCACCTGCGCGATCGTTTGTACAAAGAGATGGAGAAAAACCTGGCCCTTAAAATTGTGGAAACTGAGTCTCCGGATTCATACCTGGTTTATGGTCGTGGTATTCTTCACTTATCAGTACTGATCGAAACCATGCGCCGCGAAGGTTATGAGTTACAGGTTGGCCAGCCACAGGTTATTATTAAAGAGATTGACGGTGTTAAATGTGAGCCAATTGAGGTACTTACAGTTGACGTACCTGGTGATGTTGCCGGTAAGGTAATAGAGCTGGTAACACAGCGTAAAGGCGATCTTTTGGTTATGGAGCCTAAAGGCGATTTACAGCACTTAGAATTTGAAATTCCGGCCCGTGGTATTATTGGTTTACGTAACAACGTATTAACTGCTACTGGTGGCGAGGCTATTATGGCCCACCGCTTTAAAGCTTACGAGCCTTGGAAAGGAGCTATTCCTGGCCGTGCGAATGGTGTATTGGTATCAATGGATACTGGTAAAACAACTGCATTTGCTATAGATAAGTTGCAGGATCGTGGTCGTTTCCACATAGAGCCGGGTGTTGATATTTATGAAGGCCAGATTTTGGGCGAGCATATTCGTGATAATGACCTGGTTATTAACTTAACTAAAGGCAAGCAGTTAACCAACATGCGCGCATCTGGTAGTGATACCAACGTGCGTATTGCACCTGCTATCAAATTCTCTTTAGAAGAATCAATGGAATACATACAGGCTGATGAATACATTGAGGTAACTCCTCAGAGCATTCGTATGCGCAAAATCTATCTGAACGAAAACGAAAGAAAGATTAACGCTAAGAAGTTCCAGTCTGCCTAACTAGATTTAGGCATCTATTATATATCCATAAGCAAGCCCCGGCATTAAGTCCGGGGTTTGCTTTTTTATGCCTTTGGTTTACCGGCTTAGTGTTTGCTTAAATATTAAGGTGCGCGGCGTTTTGCTCACCATTTGGTAGCCTTGTTCAGCTAAAAAGCTGTAAGCTTCAGATGCATCCAGGTGACTAAAATTTACGTCCACATCCTCAACCAATACAAAGCTAGGACGGTATTTTTCCCAGTTATTAGATCGCAGCACACTTATATCAAGGCCTGCAACATCTACGCTCATAAAATCAATTACTACCTGGCCTGCCGGCAGGTTCTCCTCAAGTACTTGCGCTAAAGGATAAATTTCCACTTCGGCAGTTTCAACAATGTGATAAGGACTGGTATCAGCGTGGCGGCTTTGTGAGCCTACCTGGTCAAAACTGTTAAAAGCCGAATCGTTGAAGCAGTACAAGGTTTGCCGGGTACGTTCGGCGCCTATGCCTACGTTTAAATTAATGTCATGCTCGCGGTATTGGTTAAAAAGCTCAATAGCAGCAGGAGTGGGCTCAATATTTATACCACGCCAGCCCTGTTCATAAAAGTGCATGGTGTTAGAGTAGCGAAAGGGGTGATGCGCGCCTATATCCACAAAAAAGCCCTTGTAGGTGTCATAGTCTTTAATATGTTCCATAAGCAACGGACGGAGCAGCATATCTTCCCCATCCTGGGAGTAGGAGTGCAGCGGTCTGAAATCTGGATGATCGGGTATCATGTTTTTTTATAGAATTATTGGAGTATTGTACTCTTCCAAATTAAAGCAATTATTTACAAAATAAGTATGCATTGCGGCTTAAAGCAGTTAATGCACAGGTTGTAAGTATACATTTTATACATTTGCACACAATATATGCGTATTCCCAATATTCCAGGTTTTGATCAGCAAGCTTTAGAAAAGTATTTCAAGAATACCGGGATGCTGTTTATTGGCCGTATTGGCAGCTTACTCATAAAAATGATTGTAAGCATCCAAATAGCCAATTACCTGGAACCTACTAATAACGGTATTGTAACAGGCGGAACAGTTTACATCTACTTCTTTTCGGCCATTGCTACCCTGGGTCTCGATCAATTCATTATCAAGGAGCTACACCAGTTCCCCGAACAGCGCGATACTATTTTGGGTACTTCGTTCTGGCTTAAAGTAATCTCAGGCTTTGTCTGTATACCGTTAATGTTCCTGGCTTATCAAGTTTATCCCGCCCGGGCTACACCTTATCATTATGTGCTCATCCTGTCGTTTATTGGCGTGGCCCAGGCATTTAATGTAATTGATAGTTATTTCCAGTCGCAGGTTCAGTCTAAATACATTATGCAGGTGCAGGTAGCGGGTAACCTAGTGTCGGCCGCTATCAAAATTAGCTTCATCTACCTCAAGACGCCTATGGTATATTTTGTATACGCTTACTTGCTCGATGTGGTGCTGTTGTCTGCAGGTTACTTTTTTACTTATCAGCGTAAGCAGCGTAACATATTTAACTGGTCGTTTAATAAGCCGCTTGCAGTAAAGTTGTTAAGTTACTCGTGGCCCCTCATTATATCGGGCATTATGGTGGCGTTGTATATGAAGATAGACCAACTGATGCTGCAAAATATTATTGGCGTAAAAGAATCGGGCGCTTATGCTACAGTAGCTCAGCTAAGCGAAGCCTGGAACTTTGTGCCAGCCGTCGTAGTGTCGTCGCTGTTTCCGGCTATCCTGAATGCCCGTCGGGATGACCCCGAGCGGTATAAAAAACGAATACAGAACCTTTATGATCTGATGGTTTACCTGAGCGTGCCGGCTGCTTTAGTTATTACCTTTGCATCGCCCCTTGTTTATAAACTTTACAAGCCAGAGTATGCGTATGCTGCACCGGTGCTATCGGTGCATATATGGTCGGGCGTGTTTGTGTTTTTGGGAGCAGCCAGCGGGCAGTATCTTATTGCCGAAAACCTGAACAAGCTTACTTTTATCCGCACCGGTTTTGGCGCCATTGTTAACATTGTGCTGAATTTACTGCTCATACCTAAAATGGGCATGATGGGGGCTGCCATAGCCACCTTGATAGCTTATGCAAGCGCTGCGTTCTTTATTTTGGCTATTCCTAAAGTAAATAAGCAAGGCATAATGATGTTAAAATCTTTATTCTTAATTTCACTTTTTCAAAAAGTTACTAAACGTTGAGCAAATTTACCGCCCTTATAAACATACTCAAGCAGCCCGAGCGCTTAAAGGCCTTGCTGTCCTACAATGAAAAAGGTTACCTGAATACAATTGGCTGGTTCAATGCCTTTGATAAAAAAGCGCCGGTAGATGGCAATGGTAACCCTATCCCCTGGGTTACGTACTCTTTTATTGATTTTATAAAAGACAGGCTGAAACCTGAGCATGCCGTTTTTGAGTTTGGATCGGGTAACTCAACCGCTTTTTATGCACAGCGTACGGGCATAGTGGTATCGGTTGAGCATGATAAGGAGTGGTTTGACAAGATAAGCGCCGGTAAGCCTGATAATGCCGAACTGATTTATTGCGAACTACAGCGCGACGGCGATTATTGCCGTATGCCGGTAAAGCTTGGCGAAGAATTTGATATTATTATTGTAGACGGCCGCGACCGCGTAAACTGCTGCATACAAGCTGTTGAAGCGCTTTCAGAACATGGTGTGATTGTTTTGGATGACTCAGAACGGCCTGAATACCGTGATGGTATCAACCACTTACTTGATAAAGGCTTTAAGCAGATACCGTTTAGTGGTATATCGCCGGGATTATTTTACTACAAAAGCACCACTGTATTTTATAAAGTTGACAACTGTTTAGGTATTTAACCTATGGCTGATGATAAACTGAGCGGCAATGTAAAGACCGCTTACGACGAGTTTTATAAGACCCATGACGAAGCCTGGCGTATGCTGGGCGCTAAGTACAAAGCGCAGCATATTATTGACGTTTGCCAGGGCTTTACTTTCAACAAAGTGCTGGAGGTAGGTGCAGGCGATGGCAGCATACTCAAGATACTTTCAGAAAAAAACTTTGCACCTGAATATCATGCTGTCGAAATTTCAGAGAGCGGTGTGTCTTATATCCAATCGCGCCAGATTCAAAGTTTAAAATCGGTGCAGGTGTTTGATGGTTACCATTTACCTTACCCTGATGATAGCGTCGACCTTATCATTCTATCACACGTGCTGGAGCATGTGGAACACGAGCGTTTGCTGCTGAGGGAGCTGAAACGCGTAGCCAAAATGTGCGTAATTGAAGTTCCGCGCGATTATAAAACTAACGTTGATGACCGCATTAAGCACTTCTTGGCTTACGGGCATATCAACGTTTATACACCCACCTCCTTAAGGTATTTGTTGCGTACCGAGGGCTTTGAGATTATGAAGGATCTGACTTCGATGATTGAGCCTGAGGTTACCCAATTTAACGCTTATATAAATCTGAAAAAGCCTAAAAGTTTTGTAACTGACTTGAAAATTAAAGCCGAATATGCGGTAAAGAACGCTATGGGTAACTTAATGGGCAAAAGGAAGCAAGAACAG
Protein-coding sequences here:
- the typA gene encoding translational GTPase TypA, with translation MQNQIRNIAIIAHVDHGKTTLVDKILHSCAIFRDNQETGELILDNNDLERERGITIVSKNVSVRYKDVKINIIDTPGHADFGGEVERVLKMADGVLLLCDAFEGAMPQTRFVTQKALALGLKPIVVVNKVDKENCRPEEVYEQIFELFFNLDATEEQLDFPVIYGSSKQGWMSTDYKVKTDDIFPLMDAILANIPPAPISEGTLQMQITSLDYSSFVGRIAVGRVARGVIKENQPVSLVKRDGTIQKSRIKELYTFEGLGKVKVTEVKSGDICAVVGIEGFDIGDTIADFEKPEQLEVIHIDEPTMNMLFTINTSPFFGKEGKFVTSRHLRDRLYKEMEKNLALKIVETESPDSYLVYGRGILHLSVLIETMRREGYELQVGQPQVIIKEIDGVKCEPIEVLTVDVPGDVAGKVIELVTQRKGDLLVMEPKGDLQHLEFEIPARGIIGLRNNVLTATGGEAIMAHRFKAYEPWKGAIPGRANGVLVSMDTGKTTAFAIDKLQDRGRFHIEPGVDIYEGQILGEHIRDNDLVINLTKGKQLTNMRASGSDTNVRIAPAIKFSLEESMEYIQADEYIEVTPQSIRMRKIYLNENERKINAKKFQSA
- a CDS encoding FkbM family methyltransferase, which codes for MSKFTALINILKQPERLKALLSYNEKGYLNTIGWFNAFDKKAPVDGNGNPIPWVTYSFIDFIKDRLKPEHAVFEFGSGNSTAFYAQRTGIVVSVEHDKEWFDKISAGKPDNAELIYCELQRDGDYCRMPVKLGEEFDIIIVDGRDRVNCCIQAVEALSEHGVIVLDDSERPEYRDGINHLLDKGFKQIPFSGISPGLFYYKSTTVFYKVDNCLGI
- a CDS encoding flippase — translated: MRIPNIPGFDQQALEKYFKNTGMLFIGRIGSLLIKMIVSIQIANYLEPTNNGIVTGGTVYIYFFSAIATLGLDQFIIKELHQFPEQRDTILGTSFWLKVISGFVCIPLMFLAYQVYPARATPYHYVLILSFIGVAQAFNVIDSYFQSQVQSKYIMQVQVAGNLVSAAIKISFIYLKTPMVYFVYAYLLDVVLLSAGYFFTYQRKQRNIFNWSFNKPLAVKLLSYSWPLIISGIMVALYMKIDQLMLQNIIGVKESGAYATVAQLSEAWNFVPAVVVSSLFPAILNARRDDPERYKKRIQNLYDLMVYLSVPAALVITFASPLVYKLYKPEYAYAAPVLSVHIWSGVFVFLGAASGQYLIAENLNKLTFIRTGFGAIVNIVLNLLLIPKMGMMGAAIATLIAYASAAFFILAIPKVNKQGIMMLKSLFLISLFQKVTKR
- a CDS encoding DUF4262 domain-containing protein, coding for MDTALTDGDKKLISDVEQYGFHIVHVLADNGLPGFGFSVGLFHNFKHPEIIIIGLQQELIHSLINDMGEAIKSGKVFDAYSYSPDILEGFECYFIPIDQCNYRDYLGYAHWFYKNDEFPVLQCIYPTVKGIYPWQSDWPQRIKHIQPILGPLNF
- a CDS encoding alpha/beta hydrolase-fold protein; its protein translation is MYTAWPETMTVTETSLHIASALLNREVKCTLYSTDDIAPQSLLLLNDGQDAGNLKLKEILEFQYERSGIDPLLVVAIHAGEERIQEYGVADQPDFKMRGSKAGLYARFIVEELLPAIYLETGLQAFKTTAYAGFSLGGLSAFDIAWNRADVFNKVGVFSGSFWWRSKDLADGYTDMDRIAHQMVRESANKPELKFWLQTGTLDETADRNKNGIIDSIDDTIDFVKELEAKGYMRPSDIQYLEMVGGEHNAATWAKAMPKFLCWAFSG
- a CDS encoding FkbM family methyltransferase; the protein is MIPDHPDFRPLHSYSQDGEDMLLRPLLMEHIKDYDTYKGFFVDIGAHHPFRYSNTMHFYEQGWRGINIEPTPAAIELFNQYREHDINLNVGIGAERTRQTLYCFNDSAFNSFDQVGSQSRHADTSPYHIVETAEVEIYPLAQVLEENLPAGQVVIDFMSVDVAGLDISVLRSNNWEKYRPSFVLVEDVDVNFSHLDASEAYSFLAEQGYQMVSKTPRTLIFKQTLSR
- a CDS encoding class I SAM-dependent methyltransferase; the encoded protein is MADDKLSGNVKTAYDEFYKTHDEAWRMLGAKYKAQHIIDVCQGFTFNKVLEVGAGDGSILKILSEKNFAPEYHAVEISESGVSYIQSRQIQSLKSVQVFDGYHLPYPDDSVDLIILSHVLEHVEHERLLLRELKRVAKMCVIEVPRDYKTNVDDRIKHFLAYGHINVYTPTSLRYLLRTEGFEIMKDLTSMIEPEVTQFNAYINLKKPKSFVTDLKIKAEYAVKNAMGNLMGKRKQEQLANAYTVLCSKTNQQTEIF
- a CDS encoding alpha/beta fold hydrolase — translated: MTEQYHRWYSQTLNQDMEMLVFGTRGYPVILFPTSMGRYYQNKDYGLIDSARWFIDNGLVKIYCPDAIDLQSWYNKGIHPADRARNHARYDQMLHNEVVPWAMHETGIGKVCVAGCSFGGYHAANYAFKHPERVDHMFSMGGAFDIRMFTDGYYDDNIFYNNPVDYLPGSNHQDLWRMNIILGTSDRDICKEYNYQLSNILNQKHINHWLDVRPFAEHDWPIWKEMFPHYLSTIS